Proteins from a genomic interval of Asticcacaulis sp. AND118:
- the bamA gene encoding outer membrane protein assembly factor BamA → MNSPASTTSKPHRPWAAGVSLLALLAATGPAFAQDAPSAEATQAAPAAPAPQVAVIGRIKVEGNERIDAATIISYLPVQTGQTVNDLLIDQSVKTLYRTELFSDVQIVMNGNEMVISVVEAPIINQVVFEGNSALSKDKLRDEVTIRPRGVFTKAKVQADVQRIIELYRRSGRISATVTPKIVELPQKRVDLIFEIDEGVKTGVENVNFIGNKAFSDNELAGVAVTKKSLWWKFFSSNDNYDPDRMDYDREQLKKFYTNRGYYDFRVVSAVAELTPDRKDFVITYTLDEGEKYNFGRVEVKTENEKLNGENLQRMLPIQPGQLYESDLIEKSVDALTYAAGQAGFAFVDVRPRDEGNPETKTVDVTFNVREGARVYIDKIDIVGNARTLDRVVRREMLVSEGDAYNKALIERSKMFVNALGFFKDVEIKEVPGSAPDRTNIQVQVTEQPTGELSFGAGFSSYEKFILDVGITERNFRGRGQNVRARVSLGSIQKNIDLSFTEPRFMGRDVSAGIDLFSSSYDYSGVSYSSKTTGAGLRLGYSLNGYSILRLRYNLRSDELSYSGSSECDALQYSCGNGVTSSVGYTLSFDRRNDYVMATRGWQAILRQDFAGLGGDTRYVRSELEGHWYHGFRKDMVLHVQGIAGNITPLAGDAVRINDRFFKGGTTFRGFENAGIGPRDTSSTYSLGGETYAIGTVEMGIPNGLPEQYGLKTALFVDFGTLGGIDDRLKYCSAAQAAAGSCSAGTRLSYIEDNMSLRASAGVTIRWKSPMGPIQFDISQILSREDYDKTETFRFSQSTQF, encoded by the coding sequence ATGAATAGTCCTGCCTCCACCACTTCCAAGCCGCACCGCCCCTGGGCCGCCGGCGTCAGCCTGCTGGCGCTTCTGGCGGCCACCGGTCCCGCCTTCGCGCAGGATGCGCCGTCGGCCGAAGCTACTCAGGCTGCCCCCGCCGCACCCGCGCCGCAGGTCGCCGTCATCGGCCGAATCAAGGTGGAGGGTAACGAACGTATCGACGCCGCGACCATCATCTCTTATCTGCCGGTGCAGACGGGCCAGACGGTCAACGACCTCCTGATCGACCAGTCGGTGAAAACGCTGTACCGCACGGAACTGTTCTCCGACGTGCAGATCGTCATGAACGGCAATGAAATGGTCATCAGCGTCGTCGAAGCGCCGATCATCAATCAGGTGGTGTTCGAGGGCAACAGCGCCTTGTCGAAGGACAAGCTGCGCGACGAAGTGACCATCCGCCCGCGCGGCGTGTTCACCAAGGCCAAGGTTCAGGCCGACGTTCAGCGCATTATCGAGCTTTATCGCCGTTCGGGCCGCATCTCGGCCACGGTGACGCCGAAGATCGTCGAACTGCCGCAAAAGCGCGTCGATCTGATCTTCGAAATCGACGAAGGCGTGAAGACGGGCGTGGAGAATGTCAACTTCATCGGCAACAAGGCCTTCTCGGACAACGAACTGGCCGGCGTGGCGGTGACCAAGAAGTCGCTGTGGTGGAAGTTCTTCTCGTCGAACGACAACTACGATCCGGATCGTATGGATTACGACCGCGAGCAGTTGAAGAAGTTCTACACCAACCGCGGCTACTACGATTTCCGCGTCGTCTCGGCGGTGGCCGAACTGACGCCGGACCGCAAGGACTTCGTTATCACCTATACGCTGGACGAAGGCGAGAAATACAATTTCGGCCGCGTCGAGGTGAAGACCGAGAACGAGAAGCTCAACGGCGAGAACCTGCAGCGCATGCTGCCGATCCAGCCGGGCCAGCTCTATGAAAGCGACCTGATCGAAAAATCGGTCGACGCCCTGACCTATGCGGCGGGGCAGGCGGGCTTCGCCTTCGTGGACGTGCGTCCGCGCGACGAGGGCAATCCGGAAACCAAGACCGTCGACGTGACCTTCAACGTGCGCGAAGGCGCGCGCGTCTACATTGATAAAATCGACATCGTCGGCAATGCCCGCACGCTTGACCGCGTCGTGCGCCGCGAAATGCTGGTTTCCGAGGGCGACGCCTATAACAAGGCGCTGATCGAACGCTCCAAGATGTTCGTCAACGCGCTGGGCTTCTTCAAGGACGTCGAAATCAAGGAAGTGCCGGGATCGGCGCCCGACCGCACCAATATCCAGGTGCAGGTCACCGAGCAGCCGACCGGCGAACTGAGCTTCGGTGCGGGCTTCTCGTCCTATGAAAAGTTCATCCTCGACGTCGGCATCACCGAACGCAACTTCCGTGGTCGCGGCCAGAACGTGCGCGCGCGCGTTTCGTTGGGCTCGATCCAGAAGAATATCGACCTCAGCTTCACCGAGCCGCGCTTCATGGGCCGCGACGTGTCGGCGGGTATCGACCTGTTCTCCAGCTCCTACGACTATTCGGGCGTCAGCTATTCGTCGAAGACGACCGGCGCGGGCCTGCGTCTGGGCTACAGCCTGAACGGCTATTCGATCCTGCGCCTGCGCTACAACCTGCGCAGCGACGAATTGAGCTATTCGGGCTCGTCGGAATGCGACGCCCTGCAATATAGCTGCGGCAACGGCGTGACCTCCAGCGTCGGTTACACCCTGTCGTTCGACCGCCGCAACGACTACGTGATGGCGACGCGCGGCTGGCAGGCCATCCTGCGTCAGGATTTCGCCGGATTGGGCGGTGACACGCGCTATGTTCGCTCGGAACTTGAAGGCCATTGGTATCACGGCTTCCGCAAGGATATGGTCCTGCACGTGCAGGGCATCGCCGGCAATATCACGCCGCTGGCCGGTGACGCGGTGCGCATCAACGACCGTTTCTTCAAGGGGGGCACCACGTTCCGCGGCTTCGAAAACGCCGGTATTGGTCCGCGCGACACCAGTTCGACCTACTCGCTGGGGGGCGAAACCTACGCCATCGGTACGGTCGAGATGGGGATCCCCAACGGTCTGCCGGAGCAGTACGGCCTTAAAACCGCTTTGTTTGTGGACTTTGGTACGCTCGGCGGGATCGATGACCGTCTGAAGTACTGCAGCGCTGCGCAAGCGGCGGCGGGTAGCTGTTCGGCCGGCACGCGTCTGAGCTATATCGAGGACAACATGTCGCTGCGGGCCTCCGCCGGCGTCACCATCCGCTGGAAGTCGCCGATGGGCCCGATCCAGTTCGATATCAGCCAGATCCTTTCCCGCGAAGACTACGACAAGACCGAAACCTTCCGTTTCTCGCAATCGACCCAGTTCTAA
- a CDS encoding RIP metalloprotease, translating to MMSRKSSGRMPRRGRNWPLPGAMRAGRQERRVKPPSGSNGTKYGYYMTFLLGIIPFLLVISLIVTIHELGHFSVARLFKTKIERFSVGFGPVIWSKRDKNGVLWCLSALPLGGYVKFAGDEHVSSMSPDVEELEAAKQAIREREGPNAEKAYFHFKPVWQRFLIVLAGPMANFVLSIVVFAAVFMIVGKGMEPGTIMALREANGPGARSGLKVGDQFVRIDGREVKSSEDVIMLIRMRPDEATPVQVRRDGQVVNLTVTPERRLISSVSEHVPTYGGVLAVAIGDGKPRTPWPHEALWLGTQKTIGVLDTTLTYIGRIFTGKENGDQLSGIIGMTKATGDLTAEVASLKATPGQIAFNWFLTMLQMAAFISVGIGFVNLLPVPVLDGGHLVFYTYEAIARRPLNAAVQGLGYRFGLVALLGLMLFATWNDLNRTGFIKFFGGLFS from the coding sequence ATGATGTCGCGCAAATCGAGCGGGCGGATGCCGAGACGCGGGCGCAACTGGCCGCTTCCGGGGGCAATGCGCGCCGGGCGGCAGGAACGTAGGGTTAAGCCTCCTTCGGGAAGCAATGGGACAAAGTACGGATATTATATGACTTTTCTTTTGGGCATCATTCCGTTCCTGCTGGTGATTTCTCTTATCGTGACGATTCACGAGCTGGGTCATTTCAGCGTCGCCCGTCTTTTCAAAACGAAGATCGAGCGTTTTTCCGTCGGATTCGGCCCGGTTATCTGGTCGAAGCGCGATAAGAACGGCGTGCTTTGGTGCCTCAGCGCCCTGCCTTTGGGGGGGTATGTCAAATTTGCCGGCGACGAACATGTGTCTTCCATGTCACCGGACGTTGAAGAATTGGAAGCGGCGAAACAGGCCATCCGCGAGCGTGAGGGCCCCAATGCCGAAAAGGCCTATTTCCACTTCAAGCCGGTGTGGCAGCGTTTTCTGATCGTGCTGGCCGGTCCCATGGCCAACTTTGTGCTGTCGATTGTTGTATTTGCCGCTGTCTTCATGATCGTAGGCAAGGGAATGGAGCCGGGCACCATCATGGCGCTGCGGGAAGCCAATGGCCCCGGCGCGCGATCGGGCCTGAAGGTCGGCGATCAGTTCGTCCGTATCGACGGTCGTGAGGTGAAGAGTTCCGAAGACGTCATCATGCTGATCCGCATGCGCCCTGATGAAGCCACGCCGGTACAGGTGCGCCGCGATGGTCAGGTGGTGAACCTCACTGTGACGCCTGAGCGCCGCTTGATTTCATCCGTTTCGGAACACGTGCCGACCTATGGTGGCGTGCTGGCTGTGGCCATCGGCGATGGTAAGCCGCGCACGCCGTGGCCGCATGAAGCCCTGTGGCTGGGCACGCAGAAGACGATCGGCGTCCTTGACACGACCCTGACCTATATTGGCCGTATTTTCACCGGAAAAGAAAATGGGGATCAGTTGTCCGGCATCATCGGCATGACCAAGGCGACCGGGGATCTGACTGCCGAAGTGGCCAGTCTCAAAGCCACGCCGGGGCAGATCGCCTTCAACTGGTTTCTGACCATGCTACAGATGGCGGCCTTCATCTCGGTAGGTATCGGTTTCGTCAACCTGTTGCCGGTGCCGGTGCTCGATGGCGGGCATCTGGTGTTTTATACCTATGAGGCCATTGCGCGCCGGCCCTTGAATGCCGCCGTGCAGGGCCTCGGATACAGATTTGGACTTGTGGCCTTGTTAGGGTTGATGTTGTTCGCTACATGGAATGACCTTAACCGTACCGGGTTCATCAAGTTTTTCGGGGGGCTGTTTTCATGA
- a CDS encoding OmpH family outer membrane protein, translating to MKKQLLITVCALSAFAMTSAALAQQPAAAPAPAAAQPQTKPGPVIAGVCVYSNEAVMANAAVSKAAAQRLQQINQQAEAELEPDAAALEKERAGLATQQKTLTKDKFDPLAQAFMGKVKTFQDKAFIVNQELGRTEQEANVKVAQLVAPALSSTYEAKNCGMLVDRKAVLFANPAMDITGDVIAKLDAAKATVDIKRVVLPEADRQKLLKAKAEQDAQQGG from the coding sequence ATGAAAAAGCAACTTCTCATCACCGTCTGCGCCCTGTCGGCCTTTGCTATGACCTCGGCGGCTCTGGCTCAGCAACCGGCCGCGGCCCCCGCTCCGGCGGCGGCTCAGCCCCAGACCAAGCCGGGCCCGGTCATTGCCGGCGTCTGCGTCTATTCCAACGAGGCCGTTATGGCCAACGCCGCCGTCTCGAAGGCCGCTGCTCAGCGCCTGCAGCAGATCAACCAGCAGGCCGAAGCCGAACTGGAGCCCGACGCCGCGGCCCTTGAAAAGGAGCGTGCCGGTCTCGCCACGCAGCAAAAGACCCTGACCAAGGACAAGTTCGATCCGCTGGCTCAGGCCTTCATGGGCAAGGTCAAGACCTTCCAGGACAAGGCCTTCATCGTGAATCAGGAACTGGGCCGCACCGAACAGGAAGCCAATGTGAAGGTGGCTCAACTGGTCGCCCCGGCCCTGTCCTCGACCTATGAAGCCAAGAACTGCGGCATGCTGGTCGATCGCAAGGCCGTCCTGTTCGCCAATCCGGCCATGGACATCACCGGCGACGTCATCGCGAAGCTCGACGCTGCGAAGGCGACCGTCGATATCAAGCGCGTCGTTCTGCCGGAAGCCGATCGCCAGAAGCTCCTGAAGGCCAAGGCCGAGCAGGACGCCCAGCAGGGCGGCTAA